The Lycium barbarum isolate Lr01 chromosome 11, ASM1917538v2, whole genome shotgun sequence genome contains the following window.
AGgacgaagaagaagaggaagtgTATTCGAAACGCTCAAGCTTCTCTAAACCATCACGGGATTTGAGTAAGAGTCGCCTGGAACTTTGGTATAGTTCTGATAAGGTTCCACCTCCACCGCCGGTGACGGAATTTGCTTCTCCGATCCCAACCGACATTGCCATGGTTCAGGATTGGACCGATCGGAgtttcggaaaaaaaaaattaatttgtaaTTGTAATACTATTAGAGAAAGGTTTACCTTTTGTGTATTTTACTGCATTATTATGCGCAAGAAACCCTATCTTTTTCTGTGATCTACAAATTAGGCCTTCAGCATAAGTAGGCGTTAAGAAATTTGTGATACTtccccaacccccacccccaacccctcttttttttttttgcgcggattggctttcttttgggatggtctttaattttttatccCTTAAATTGCTGATCTTTAATTGCGGGTTGGTCTTTACCTTTTATTTTTCGCTTAAAAAGGTGTTTGAAAATATTCCGAGATTTTGGGTCGCCcttgctcagtcaaaaaaaaaattgcaagacaaggcttttgccttatgcggcagacttAGCCTTAAGACATAATTAAAAGTCTGTCGTCTCCAGCATAGGTCCTATATAACTTCACCTGAATAGGCCTTGCgacaatattattattttttactctgTTGGGTTTCGAACCCAGAACATCGGGGTCTTTTTGATCACCTTTTTAAgctaaggataaaaattaaagaccagcgaattGAGGGGTAATAATTATAGATCAGTTTATATGAAGGGCAATCATGCAAATTGCTAGTACTTGTCACTTTTCatgagtcaatttgactaaattttaAAGCTATATTGAATTATATTAACTTAATAtatattaaaatttatatatttaaaaattacatgGGAAGTAATATAAGTTGCaccttttctcatatcaatttggtgaaaaacaTATCTTAAAATGTGGCCAAAGTTCATGAAGTTTGAATCTCGGAAAGTTAAAAtaatcacataaattaggatacAGGGAGTATTATTTTCCACATTTACCCTTACTCAATAAATGTGGAGGGAGattaatatggtaaaaaggaGAGTAGTATGGGCAATTCACAGgattgcccttattttggggtggtctttaatttttgtctttcgcctaatACCATACGGTTTGGGGTTCTAATCCCGACTCAGTAAAAAAACATAGCAAGGCAGAGTTttatagcaaaattaggcctcgggcagaattttgaatgcaaaactctgcctgaatTCTGCCTGCTGGTAGAGTTTtgctgccttgcgattttttttttttttaattttacttaGCTGGGGTTCGAACACAAAACCTTGAGGTAttaggtgaaggacaaaaattaaagacttgaaATCAAAGAATAAATATTGATAATTTAATCAAATTACCTTTTTAGTAAATGTTTTCTTAAGGGATGTGCAgaaaaaacatgacaagtaaaatggacgAGGGAGTATTTGTTTTCAAGTTGAAAACAATATTTGaaaattggagttgtgtttggacatgaataCAAATTGGAGTTGTTTTTGGATTTTTGTGAGTGGTTTGACATGAAAATTGTGAAAACAACTTTTTGATGTTTTTCAAAGTTGAATTCCGAAAAATTGTAACGATCCTATGTCCAATCATATTTTCGATCTCATCAATTGAATTACAATCTCAGAGAAATACGGGATCTAGCAAAAAATTTGATTCTTTTTTATCTCCGGATAGAAATCCTTCCTTCGTACAACTAAAACAACAAATATACCTTAATCCTAAGTGGAATTGGTTACATGAATTTCTCTATATTTATTTTAGTTTATTTGAATCTACGACTCAATTTATCTATTAAAATAATAATTGCGGTTCTCACAGCTATCGTTACATTGGCTTACTATTCCTAACCAAAGTGAAAAGACTCGGGCCAAACACGTACTAATTACTATACGCCTAACGGCTTCTTTGTTTCAACTTATTCTTTTCTTCACTGAAGTCATTAGGAATTCCAAGGAAATCATAGGTTTGTAGACAAAATCACATGTGACTTTAGATTTATGTAATCTTGTTTAACACTTTCaatcatcataatatcatacaaacGAATCATAGATCTGAAGGTCTACATGTGACATTATTGGCTCAAGATAGATCTTTTTGTGCATTCCATATAATACAAGGTGATCAACATTGTCCACTATGCCAGTAGGCAATATGTATTTCGTGAAATCTGTTAAGTCCGTTATAGTCAGTAAGTTTAAGTATTTATTATATAGACAGAAAAAATTTGGAGAAGCAGAGGAGCTGATACCTTACAGCCAAGAGAAAAGACCATTATAGGCTTTGCTGAATGGGAGGCTTCATTGGGTCCAACCTTTTGTTCCTATTAACAAAACATCCTCTTTTATTTTCGTTCATAGAAATAggtgctattttttttttttttaaacctaaGTTATCAAATATGCCAATCACCATGACCATGGAGCTCATTACACTAAGCTTCGGCTATGCGCATGATTTAAGAAAGAGCCAAATTACATTAGATTTATTATACATAATCTTATTTTGCATTTTTTTAATCGGCTGTCACACAGTAGACGACACTGTAGTATGCAAATATTAAGTTAGGAGATTTATATCAAATCTATTATATATACTTGTTCTCTTTGCTCTTCTTTACATTGAAATTTACTCCTCTCTTTATCTCGGAATTCAGCCTAGTGATTCCATCAGTTGAAGTAATATAATGAACTGGTGAGACTGGAAGATTAAATCTTTTGGGAGAAAACCATTTTCATGCATTTTTTGACTTGTGTTTCATGCTACAAAATCAGGAGAAGTGAAAATGTCTTTTTATTCATTAATAATTTCTATCACAAATAAAATATAGCCTACACTCAAAGCACTTGTTCAATTTTGGGGACAGTATGGTCAGTagcacatatatatgtatgttatatagCCATGTTGGATTTGAAAAACCCTAGCAATTAACCCTGAGATTTTAAAATTTCCAATCAGAATTTCTTCTAATAAAATATCAAATTATCTTTAGTAGAGCCCAAATTTTATTGGTTAAACCCCTCCATGTGAGACCTGGATAGCATCCCACTTCATCAAATAACTACAAAAATATTTACAGAAAACTGTGCATATTTTACATCATAAATCTATATAACAGTCAGTGAGCACCACTACCCTCTCCATACCCCCAAGCAAGTCTCTCTTACCTTTTCACAAAGGAGAAGTATGTCAATTATCCCAAAAAAATTTCTTGCTCTGCTGATTTTGATGTTTGTTACAAAAATTTCAGGTAAAATCCCAACTCATTTGCATTCAAAAGACTAAGTTTTACACTTTGGTTTCATTTGATTCTTTAGAATGCTAAATAATGCTTTCCTTATAATTAATCATGGCTTCTTCACTTTCGTACTTGCTTTTTCTATAACTTGCCTTGAAATGTTTTCCTTGAGCCGAGGATCTATCGGTAACCATATCTCTACCCCACAGGGTAGGGGTAAGGTATGTGTACAtactaccctccccagatcccactcGTGGGACTacgctgggtatgttgttgttgttgtactttggTATCATTTGATATGTGTCATTTTAATGGATGAAAATAGTGAATGGACAGCTAGAAGAATGGTGCATAGCAGATGAGCAGACACCAGACAATGAGTTGCAAGTGGCTTTAGATTGGGCATGTGGACAAGGGGGTGCAGATTGTAGCATGATTCAGAAGGGGCAGGTTTGTTATTACCCAAACACTGTGAGAGACCATGCTTCTTATGCCTTCAATAGTTACTTTCAGAAGTACAGGAAGAAAGGTGGCAGCTGTTTCTTCAACAATGCTGCTATGGTTACTCAAGTTGATCCTAGTAAGTATCTTAATTAGTCCTCCTCCTGTTTTCATTTTTAACAAATACCAGATATTAGGTTGGTAATCTTGTGTTTGCTAAATGCTAATCAGCCAATAAGTGCCAAGAATGAGACAGAAGAATGGTCGGAATATACTCCTAAAAGGGAGATTCTCGCTCTATCAAAACGATGCTCATTGAGCTGGTTCTCTCGATTGCTAAAATCATCTCAAAGTTGAAGTTAAGAGATAAACTAAATTATTGCATAACAATGTTCTCTGCTAATAGCTTAAATGCAAAATTATTTGACTACCTAAGTTGAACTTAATAGATAGAATCGCACTATAAAGAACCTACAAAAACCCATTGCAATTCTTTTCCATTtatttagggaaaagggtcaaatttgcccCTCTACTATGCGAAAAGGATCAAATTTACCCTCCGTTAAAGTATCGGTTCAAAAATACCCTCGACGTTACCTatatggttcaaatatacccctcttccATTAAGTATGTCCTAGGCGGACATCCAATCTCACATGTCATTGATATTTTGATGAGGTGGACGCCACATAGCATGCCATCTCAGTAACCCAACCCTTTTTACTCCTCATCTCCActtcttcttccaccactaaCATTTTCTTCCCCTCCACCACCATTAACTCTGAAACTACCCCTCATGTGAAGAGCCTAATGCAAGTACTTAATCCACAATCTGAAGAATTGAACTCAAATATAGTTTGCAAACCCAAATACTTCTTTCTGCAAACTTtgattttggaatttttgaacaaATGCCATAAAAAACCTTTGATATTTTTCAAGCTGTTGAAATGTTCAAAAAGATGAGAAAACAAAAGAATTAGGCAACAGTCTAAAACTATAGAAGTTCATGTTATGACTACCACAACATAGgagctgaattttttttttccttttaaactCGTGTTAGTGTGGACATTACACTGCATTGCAGCCTTGTCGCAAGTTTTTGTATTTCAACAGTTAGCCCACAACATCGGGAGAGGAAAAATGGAAGTCCCAAATGATAACAAGCATTGTTCAAAAGGTATTTTGAGTTCAATTCTTCAGATTGTGGATTAAGTACTTGCATTAGGCTCTTCACGTGAGGGGTAATTTCAGCGTTAATGGTGGTGGAGGGGAAGAAAATATCAGCGGTGGAAGAAGAAGTGGAGATGAGGAGTAAAATGGGTTGGGTCACTGAGGTGGCATGCTATGTGGCGTCCGCCTCATCAAAATATCAATGACGTATGAGATTGGATGTCCACCTGTAGGTAACGTCAAGGGTATTTTTGAACCGATACTTTAACGGAGGGTAAATTTGATCTTTTTCACATAGTAGTAGGGGCGGATCTAGTCATtgcccagggtgttcacccgaacaccctaggcaaaaaattacagtatatatttggggtaaattttttgtgttcatgtacatatattaatttttgaacaccctgaacaaatgAAATAGGCTAGCTCAAGTGGTTCAgttatttttccgaacaccctagtgaaaatcctgaatccgccactgcATAGTAGAGgggcaaatttgacccttttcccatttTTAATTTATTTCCTTCTCTGCAATCATATGAGATATACTGTAGCATCTTTGCAAGAGTCCTCCATAAATTTAAAACAGTATATCTTAGAGCACTATTAGAGGCGGATCCACAATGTAACATGTGGGTTCACGTGAATCCATTAGCTTttgtctctctctatatatattaagaaatccactaaatatttataaatattttaccATGAATTCTTAAAATCGTTATAGaaattcataaacttcaaatcatgAATTCGTCTCTAAATCACTAAGCAAACACACCAATGACATCTTTGAATAAAGTGAAGAAAGAAAAAACGTGCCTTGTGAGTTGTGTCCTAAGAAATGTCTAGATCATGCTATCACACGAAACCATGTTAAAGTACCAAGGAGAAAAAGAGACAACGAGTCCATGTGAAACCCTCTATGCTAAGCTCAGTATGGATCTAGATCAACTTATATACTATCATGTTCTATTAGGTAGCTTTACTTTTATTAGTACTTGCTTTTTCACAAATTCTTTACTCAGTAGTTAGTAGTATACCCCAACAAATCAGCTAACTTTATCCACATTTTGCTTGCTTACAGGTCATAATTCTTGCCACTACGAGTACTTGCCCTAACGCTTAGTGCTTTTCAATCCCTTAATGCCAAGTTCAGGTTTCATCATTTATGCCAAAGATAATCCCGGACATCCAACTTCCTTATATCCCGGATTTGAGAAATTAGAATTCAATATATTGTAGCCATTTTTGCTAATAAAGATTCGAGGTATCAGCTGCCTGACATGCACTAATTTATCTCTTTTTGGTGCTTATTTACTCATACAATGCAATTTCAGCAAGCGCTAATAAACAAATAAAACTGATATGAAAAAGATGAGTGCTAAATGAACTCAATTGTCATAACTCAGCTTAATTGGCCCAGGCTAACCCCACGTGCTATGGATAAAAATCAGGCTCATGCACCATGACAAAAATGTGAAAGCTCGAATTTAGCATTAACTTCGTATTAGGAAAATTCAAATCAACTTTGGCGCTTAATACCACCATAATGAGGATAAAATAGTCTTATGTATTCAGTATATTGAACTTCAACATCTCTTTTACACATTCAAGAGCTGATGAATGATGCTTACAGGACATTTCCCCAGTTCCATTCCTATTTTACAGGAAGTGAAACAGAGAAGTGTCACGGGCACTTTTGATTCACCAACGTTCATTAAATCTGCAGTATCAATCAAGTTTAGCAACAACAGCTTGCTAACTTTGGGCATCCATTCTCCTAAAACAATAAACTTGCCCAAGCAGCAATAAATGCAAAGCCACCAAAAGGGGCTAAGGTTGAGTATTTCCTGTCTTCAAGAAGTGCAACTGCATAACACCTGCAGACAGACCAGCATTTTGTTTTTCTCAACATGTATATATTGCTAAATGTTCACTTTAGAAGATAAGTAACAACTAATCTCGAAATAATAATAGATCTTCTCCTTCCAGAATGCTATGACTAACCAAATGGTCAGCTTTCCTGCACCATTACCATGATCTTATCCAACATCTGCTCATATATAACACTATTGGTCTTACAACCATTCAGCAAACTAGCATTTCACTTCTGTAGCTATCCTTCCATCATATAACACTTCGCCAGCACTCCATTTAAACTATCCAATTTTGATTCTATTTGTAGCATCTTCATCTATCGTATCATTTTCCTGGAAATCGAGCCTAGGTGACTGACTTTTTTCAGTTTTACTTTTAATTATACTAAAATCTTATTCTCTAGAGTGCTTGCACTGTTCTACATAGTTTAAACTTTTGGTCGACACTCTAGCTAGTTTCGTCAATTAGAATAATATCACCTACAAACAGCATACACCATGCGACCTCGTCTTGTATATTGTTAGTTAGCTTATCCATAACTAGGGAAAACAAGCATATGCTCAATATCAATCCCTGGTGTGAACTCCCCATTATAGGAAATTCCTCTGTATATTCTACAGCTATTCATTACTAGTGATGGCTCCTCCCTAAACATCCTATATGGCAGGCATATATAGGTTTAAAATATGAAATTCATTTTTCTCCAACACCTACCACAGGACTTCTCTTGACGCGCTATCATAAATTTTCTCTAGGTCAATAAACACCAGGTATGGATCTTTGTCCCTCTCCCAATAAATTTCCATCGATCTTCTTAAAATTCAGAAACTTTATGTCCGAAATTAACTAGAGAATGGATAATTTGATTCTCATATGCCAAACCACCCTTCATTTTCATTAAGAGGGAGTATTTCAATCCGTATAACACACCCTACTAAAAATGTCACGTGAATTCATTCAACTGAACTTCCAAACTATTTAGTGTCAATCATCTAAGAAATTCCTATTTAGATTCATTTACACAGACTCTCGACCATATAAAACCTTAAAAAACATCATTTGGGCAAGTCGAGCCAAATTAAACCACTAAAAATCCATCTCTAATTCAATCTATGAGCGGACCCAGAAGGAACACCTATACTCAGCCATGCCCATCTAAATAAATGCTGAAGCGTCCCAACTAATAAATTTTCGACTGATACAGCTTCTTAGTAACAGCTCTAGGTTCCAAGATCCATAAGTTTATAGGTCCAACCTCATCAATGCTTATTCATTTGTTTTATTTTGATAAGCAAGTTCTAAATGCAACAATGACAATAAACATGACTATGTTTACTGAAAATTGAGTCTACTCCTGATCAAACTATGATCATGATCTCATAAATTTCATTTCCCAACACCTGAAAagcaaaattgaaaaaaaaaagggttttacaAGGTGGAATGGAAATAGCAAAGGTATATACAAGGTGAAGGAGGGGTACAAGAAGACAAATCAAGTTGAACCTCAGATTACTAACTGGCCTTGGTTAAACTTTatcttataaaaaataaataaaaaaaattactaacTGGCCTTGGAAGCACATTTGGAGAGTTAAAGTGCCCCATAAAGTGGCATGTTTCACTTGGCTCTTAACCAATGAGGCTGTTCTAACTCTTGACAAGCTGGCAAAGAGGGGTATCCTCTTATGCAATACGTGTTTCTTATGTGGTAGGGATGCTGAGACAGTTAGACACCTTTTCCTACACTGCAAAGTCACTGACCAACTGTGGCAGATTTTTATTAATCTCAGAGGCATCTCATGGACAATGCCTAGTAAGATTAGTGACACTCTTTTCAGTTGGGAGGAAGCTAGACTTGGTGGTAGAAACAAAGATAGATGGAGGATCATTCCTGCTTGCATTTGGTGGACTATACGGAGGGAAAGGAATGACAAATGTTTTGAAAATAGGTGTAGCAATGTGCAGATGATTAAACTTAACTGTATTTTGTTGTTCTGCTTTTGGTGTACAAAACTTTTCTAAAATGAGACGGGGCCAATTGTAGATGCTTTAGGTTGTGTCTAGAATTGTAGGCTCAGTTTTGGAAGTTTTTTTCCCTCTTCCTTTTTGGTAAATATGGTTTTTCCAGTACTACCTAAGTACTGATTTCAATACAAACGTTAccagtttaaaaaagaaaagggTTTTACATAACTAGACTAAATAGCTGCAGTAACTGCTTTCAGAAATTATCATGACTTTAGGATAACAAATGTCATGAAAAAGTCACCAGAGGATCCAATACCAAAAAAGAATGAAGTATCAGAAGAACATTGCAGATCCATGCCAAATCATTCAAGTCCCCAAATGATACAGTGTTTAATATTGTACTATCTGGAATGCTCCATGAATTTCAAGGTTCACAAAAACTTTATCCAAAAGAGTAGCGCAGTTAACTTTTATGGACTCTAAATGTTACTTAACACTTAGAATACTATCAAGAATTTTAAACTGCAATATCTAGTAGCCCTACAATACAATGACTGTCAAGCTGAAAAGGCCAAAGCTTAATCTGGATTAAAGTTGAAAGCTAACACAAACACTAATGGGGAAATTTTGGTTAGAATCATGTTTCAGGATAAAGAAATCAAACTTCTTAATTACTAAAAACAAATACTGACAATCAGCTTCTTCACTAATAAATGAACTTTTAAACCTTTCTGATCCTTACATTCTGAATCAATGGATAGATGATTTTGTTCCAGCATAAAAGCTACATGTGGCCCTGTAAGATCAACTTACAAGAAAAGGcacctgatccatatataatattttttgacaattttttaATCCCACTGAAGGAGAAGACCTGAAATCTGGATGGTAAGAACTT
Protein-coding sequences here:
- the LOC132617470 gene encoding PLASMODESMATA CALLOSE-BINDING PROTEIN 5-like, whose translation is MSIIPKKFLALLILMFVTKISVNGQLEEWCIADEQTPDNELQVALDWACGQGGADCSMIQKGQVCYYPNTVRDHASYAFNSYFQKYRKKGGSCFFNNAAMVTQVDPSHNSCHYEYLP